From Pseudodesulfovibrio sp. JC047, one genomic window encodes:
- the glpA gene encoding anaerobic glycerol-3-phosphate dehydrogenase subunit A, with amino-acid sequence MNILQTTVLIVGGGATGTGLARDLALRGVSCLLAERSDFNAGASGGNHGLLHSGARYVASDMEAAVECRDEGQLLKAMAPQCIEDTGGLFVAVEGDDEQYVADFEGMCRKSDIPARALDRSEAFECEPLLSDKLIAAYAVDDAAIDPFMLSLDNMAHALDLGARVLRNTRVVRFLRENGHIRQTIFLDETSGETFAVEAEIVVNATGAWAGIVAALAGADIHILYSSGSLLVTQDRLARQVVNRLRKASDADILVPGGTVSVLGTTSVTIDSPDLCRPTVAEADRIVEDAQAMMPVLATTRYIRAYSGVRPLVLTGESGDARSVSRGFSLIDHARDAVDNFITITGGKLTTFRLMAEKTADLVCAKLKVDAPCLTRTEPLPASTMGRWTEPGLAPKDWVRNRDEDDLILCECEMVSRNTVDAVIAAMPGMRGKSMLKAIGLRSRVGKGPCQGGFCGLRITGHLYDQGHVSGEQGLSELSSFVERRWRGFSPILWGLPMVQADLQEALYCGVLDMELDHNTDDLTCEDDE; translated from the coding sequence GTGAACATTCTTCAGACAACGGTTCTTATCGTTGGTGGCGGAGCGACCGGAACCGGTTTGGCCCGGGATCTGGCCTTGCGAGGTGTGTCCTGTCTACTGGCTGAACGGAGTGATTTCAACGCAGGTGCGTCCGGGGGGAACCACGGATTGTTGCACAGCGGGGCACGCTATGTCGCTTCGGACATGGAGGCCGCGGTCGAATGTCGGGATGAGGGACAGTTGCTCAAGGCCATGGCCCCTCAATGTATCGAGGATACCGGCGGACTTTTCGTCGCCGTGGAAGGGGATGACGAGCAGTATGTGGCCGATTTTGAGGGAATGTGTCGCAAGAGTGACATCCCGGCCCGGGCACTGGATCGCTCCGAGGCGTTTGAATGTGAACCGCTTTTGTCCGACAAGCTGATTGCCGCTTACGCGGTTGACGATGCCGCCATTGATCCGTTCATGCTGTCTCTTGACAATATGGCCCATGCGTTGGACCTCGGTGCGCGCGTGCTCAGGAACACCCGGGTCGTTCGTTTCCTGCGTGAAAATGGACACATTCGACAGACGATATTTCTGGATGAAACATCAGGTGAAACCTTTGCGGTCGAGGCCGAGATTGTGGTCAACGCGACCGGGGCGTGGGCCGGGATCGTGGCGGCCCTGGCCGGGGCAGATATCCATATTCTATATTCGTCCGGGAGTCTGCTCGTGACGCAGGATCGGTTGGCCAGACAGGTGGTCAACCGGCTGCGCAAGGCATCGGATGCGGATATTCTCGTGCCTGGCGGAACCGTCTCCGTGCTGGGAACCACGTCCGTGACCATTGATTCGCCGGATCTCTGCCGTCCAACCGTGGCCGAGGCGGACAGGATTGTCGAAGACGCTCAGGCCATGATGCCTGTTCTGGCGACGACCAGATATATTCGGGCGTATTCTGGAGTACGTCCGCTCGTGTTGACCGGGGAGAGTGGTGACGCCCGAAGTGTCAGCCGCGGATTTTCCCTGATCGATCATGCCCGTGATGCCGTCGATAATTTCATCACGATCACTGGTGGCAAGTTGACCACTTTTCGACTCATGGCGGAAAAAACTGCGGATTTGGTGTGTGCCAAACTCAAGGTTGATGCCCCGTGTCTGACTCGGACAGAACCGCTTCCCGCTTCGACCATGGGGCGGTGGACAGAACCGGGTTTGGCGCCGAAGGACTGGGTGCGCAATCGGGACGAGGATGATTTGATTCTGTGTGAATGTGAAATGGTGTCTCGAAACACGGTGGATGCCGTGATCGCGGCCATGCCGGGAATGCGTGGCAAGTCCATGCTCAAGGCGATCGGTTTGCGGAGTCGGGTGGGCAAGGGACCATGTCAGGGCGGTTTTTGCGGTCTCAGGATCACTGGTCACTTGTACGATCAGGGGCATGTCAGCGGCGAACAGGGGCTTTCGGAACTCTCGTCATTCGTGGAGCGGCGATGGCGTGGTTTTTCACCGATTCTGTGGGGGCTTCCCATGGTGCAGGCCGATTTGCAGGAAGCCTTGTATTGCGGCGTACTTGATATGGAATTGGACCACAATACGGATGATTTGACCTGTGAGGATGACGAATGA
- a CDS encoding carbohydrate ABC transporter permease, translating into MIKKRTIGLIIYLALLFLPIYWMLNMSLRTNADIMGVFAWYPSDPTFANYMKIFTDSSWYSGYLNSIIYVSINTVISVLVALPAAYAFSRYHFIGDSQVFFWLLTNRMAPPAVFLLPFFQLYSTFNLIDTHIAVALAHCLFNVPLSVWILEGFMSGVPREIDETAFIDGYSFPRFFLRVFIPLIRAGIGVTAFFCFMFSWVELLFARTLTTTAAKPIAATMTRTVSATGLDWGLLAAAGILTIVPGALVIWFVRNHLAKGFALGRV; encoded by the coding sequence ATAATCAAGAAACGAACCATCGGACTCATCATCTATCTGGCACTGTTGTTTCTCCCGATCTACTGGATGCTCAACATGTCGCTGCGCACCAATGCCGATATCATGGGCGTGTTTGCCTGGTATCCGAGCGATCCGACATTTGCCAACTACATGAAGATATTCACGGATTCTTCATGGTACTCCGGCTATCTCAATTCAATCATCTACGTTTCCATCAACACCGTCATTTCCGTGCTGGTCGCCCTGCCTGCGGCCTATGCCTTTTCCCGCTACCACTTCATCGGTGACTCGCAGGTCTTCTTCTGGCTGCTCACCAACCGCATGGCCCCACCTGCGGTTTTCCTGCTCCCCTTCTTCCAGCTTTATTCGACCTTCAACCTGATCGACACTCATATCGCGGTGGCATTGGCGCACTGTCTGTTCAACGTTCCGCTTTCGGTCTGGATTCTGGAAGGATTCATGTCAGGCGTGCCAAGAGAGATTGACGAAACAGCCTTTATCGACGGGTACAGTTTCCCCCGCTTTTTCCTGCGGGTCTTTATCCCGTTGATTCGAGCCGGTATCGGCGTCACCGCGTTTTTCTGTTTCATGTTCAGTTGGGTGGAACTCCTGTTTGCCCGAACACTGACGACAACAGCGGCCAAGCCCATCGCCGCGACCATGACACGCACCGTCAGTGCCACGGGACTGGATTGGGGACTCCTGGCCGCCGCGGGCATCCTGACCATCGTGCCCGGCGCATTGGTCATCTGGTTTGTACGCAACCACCTTGCCAAGGGATTTGCCCTTGGCCGGGTCTAA
- a CDS encoding sugar ABC transporter permease, translated as MNKWNNNKAWFFILPVFIIVAFSAIIPLMTVVNYSVQDIFGPGQRFFVGVEWFKEVLQDVRLHDALWRQLGFSSLVLLIEMPLGIAIALTMPKKGWTASACLVILALPLLIPWNVIGTIWIIFTRPDIGLFGYLINESGISFDHTAHAFDAWTTLMLMEVWHWTPLVVLLAYAGLRAIPEAYYQAAKIDGASSWAVFRYIQLPKMRGVLTIALLLRFMDSFLIYAEPFVLTGGGPGNSTTFLSIYLVKIAVGQFDLGPAAAFSLIYFLIILLFCWLFYQVLQAVGTGEKS; from the coding sequence GTGAACAAATGGAATAACAACAAAGCCTGGTTTTTCATTCTCCCGGTCTTCATCATCGTGGCTTTCAGTGCGATCATTCCACTCATGACCGTTGTCAACTACTCGGTTCAAGACATTTTCGGTCCCGGACAACGATTTTTCGTGGGTGTCGAATGGTTCAAGGAGGTCCTGCAAGATGTCCGGCTCCATGACGCCCTGTGGCGGCAACTGGGATTCTCCAGTCTGGTACTGCTCATCGAAATGCCTCTGGGAATAGCCATTGCGCTGACCATGCCCAAAAAGGGCTGGACCGCATCCGCCTGTCTGGTCATTCTCGCTCTCCCCCTGCTGATTCCATGGAACGTGATCGGCACGATCTGGATCATCTTCACCCGACCGGACATCGGATTGTTCGGCTATCTCATCAATGAAAGCGGCATTTCGTTTGATCACACCGCCCACGCCTTCGACGCATGGACAACATTGATGCTCATGGAGGTCTGGCACTGGACGCCGCTTGTGGTGCTGCTGGCCTATGCCGGACTCCGGGCCATCCCCGAAGCCTATTATCAGGCTGCCAAGATCGACGGGGCTTCATCCTGGGCCGTCTTCCGATACATCCAACTGCCCAAGATGCGAGGTGTCCTGACCATTGCCCTGCTGCTCCGGTTCATGGACAGTTTCCTGATCTATGCCGAACCCTTTGTCCTCACCGGAGGCGGTCCCGGCAACTCGACCACCTTCCTGTCCATCTATCTCGTCAAAATCGCCGTGGGACAGTTCGACCTCGGACCGGCCGCAGCGTTCTCACTGATCTACTTCCTCATCATCCTGTTGTTCTGCTGGTTGTTCTACCAGGTCCTTCAGGCTGTCGGAACAGGAGAAAAATCATGA
- the glpB gene encoding glycerol-3-phosphate dehydrogenase subunit GlpB, whose amino-acid sequence MTGRDTLYDVMVIGAGFAGMAASLFAARHGLNVVQTGATGGIDFSTGFIDLMGVHPVEDGKRWGNPWAAIEAVVRDCPDHPYARLSKDEIAESINCFTEFLTEQGLEYVGHTDRNICSLTPAGTVKRTYRVPETAWNGSLALERKAPTLLVDFHGLKGVSGAQIVETQKQHWPGVKAVRVAFPGGRGELYPEHMAWALADPAVQQKMMAEVLPHAEDIEYIGFPAVLGLNDPGTVVRHLAELSGKRIFEIPTIPPSIAGPRLRAVFDRGLPGLGVRTLSQKLVTGVTQRSDGGFDFQVGSGPATVSISAKKAILATGRFFGKGLRADREKVVEPIFDVPVVQPAQRDAWHNPAFFAKQGHPINRAGVEVDARLRPIGPSGEPLHDTLFAAGAILAHHDWMRMKCGAGLAIATAFRAVKELMR is encoded by the coding sequence ATGACCGGGCGCGACACACTGTATGATGTCATGGTTATTGGGGCCGGATTTGCCGGAATGGCGGCTTCCCTGTTTGCCGCGCGGCACGGCTTGAACGTTGTGCAGACCGGAGCCACGGGCGGCATTGATTTCAGTACCGGATTCATCGATCTCATGGGCGTGCACCCTGTCGAAGACGGCAAGCGGTGGGGCAACCCCTGGGCTGCCATTGAAGCCGTGGTGCGGGACTGTCCCGACCATCCCTATGCCCGGTTATCCAAAGATGAAATCGCCGAATCCATCAACTGTTTCACGGAATTCCTTACGGAACAGGGATTGGAATACGTGGGGCATACCGATCGCAATATCTGTTCCCTGACACCGGCAGGCACCGTCAAACGGACCTATCGGGTGCCCGAGACCGCGTGGAACGGATCGCTCGCTCTGGAGCGGAAAGCACCGACGCTTCTTGTGGATTTTCACGGACTCAAGGGGGTCAGCGGTGCGCAGATCGTCGAGACCCAGAAACAGCATTGGCCGGGGGTGAAAGCGGTTCGGGTCGCGTTCCCTGGCGGACGCGGTGAGTTGTACCCCGAACATATGGCGTGGGCATTGGCTGATCCGGCGGTGCAACAAAAAATGATGGCCGAGGTCCTGCCCCATGCCGAGGATATCGAATATATCGGATTTCCTGCGGTCCTCGGGCTGAATGATCCCGGGACAGTCGTGCGCCATTTGGCCGAGCTGTCAGGCAAGCGGATTTTTGAGATTCCGACCATTCCGCCATCTATTGCCGGTCCCCGGCTTCGGGCTGTTTTTGATCGGGGATTGCCTGGTTTGGGGGTTCGAACGCTTTCGCAAAAATTGGTGACCGGGGTGACGCAGAGAAGTGACGGAGGTTTTGATTTTCAGGTCGGTTCCGGTCCGGCCACTGTTTCGATTTCGGCGAAAAAGGCGATTTTGGCGACCGGACGGTTTTTCGGCAAGGGACTGCGTGCGGATCGGGAAAAGGTGGTCGAGCCGATTTTTGATGTGCCGGTGGTGCAACCTGCTCAGCGGGATGCATGGCATAATCCGGCCTTTTTTGCGAAACAGGGGCACCCGATCAATCGGGCCGGGGTCGAGGTCGATGCCCGGTTGCGTCCGATCGGGCCGAGCGGGGAGCCGCTTCATGACACGCTTTTTGCGGCGGGGGCCATTCTGGCTCATCATGATTGGATGCGGATGAAATGTGGTGCCGGACTTGCCATTGCGACCGCTTTCAGGGCCGTGAAGGAACTGATGCGATAA
- a CDS encoding ABC transporter ATP-binding protein — MGLQLKGVNKLVGQEVHLDEINLKFESGSRYVVLGRTLAGKTSLLRVMAGLDRPTSGTVIADGQDVTGVTVRKRSIAMVYQQFINYPSQTIYENIASPLKIHGVKKNEIDRRVMEAASMLHIEHLLDRLPAELSGGQQQRTAIARALVKNVNLLLLDEPLVNLDYKLREELRDELQKIFIKRDSVVVYTTTEPSEALMLGGNIIVMHEGRVLQVGPTAEVYQHPATTKVAEIFNDPPINFMTGLIDENSVRMTNGLTFPKGSAMRDLPQDSYVFGVRSNRLSMTRGSDEHVHVTGEVTLSEINGSETFVHIRHGDESLVVQDDGVHTHETGNQVSIHVHPSAFYVFNKAGERMTSPETD; from the coding sequence ATGGGTTTACAACTCAAAGGCGTCAACAAACTGGTTGGGCAGGAAGTCCATCTCGACGAAATCAATCTGAAATTCGAATCAGGTTCCCGCTATGTCGTCCTGGGACGGACCCTGGCGGGCAAGACCTCTCTCCTCCGTGTCATGGCAGGACTTGACCGACCGACATCAGGCACCGTGATTGCCGATGGGCAGGATGTCACGGGCGTGACCGTCCGCAAACGCAGCATTGCCATGGTGTATCAGCAATTCATCAACTACCCGTCCCAAACCATCTATGAAAACATCGCCTCACCCCTGAAAATCCATGGAGTGAAAAAAAACGAAATCGACAGACGCGTCATGGAAGCGGCATCCATGCTGCACATAGAGCATCTGCTCGACCGGCTTCCCGCAGAGCTTTCGGGCGGACAGCAACAACGAACGGCCATTGCCCGCGCTTTGGTCAAAAACGTCAACCTCCTGCTTTTGGATGAACCTCTCGTCAATCTCGACTACAAACTGCGTGAAGAACTTCGCGACGAATTGCAAAAGATCTTCATCAAGCGGGATTCTGTCGTGGTCTATACCACCACGGAACCAAGTGAAGCCCTCATGCTTGGCGGCAACATCATTGTCATGCACGAAGGGCGTGTGCTCCAGGTCGGCCCGACCGCAGAAGTCTACCAGCACCCCGCGACCACCAAGGTGGCCGAGATATTCAATGATCCTCCCATCAACTTCATGACCGGTCTCATCGATGAAAACTCGGTTCGCATGACAAACGGACTGACCTTTCCCAAAGGCTCTGCCATGCGGGACCTGCCTCAAGACTCATACGTCTTCGGTGTCCGTTCAAACCGACTCAGCATGACCAGGGGCAGCGATGAGCATGTCCACGTCACCGGAGAAGTCACCCTCTCGGAAATCAACGGATCGGAGACCTTTGTTCACATCAGGCATGGCGACGAATCTCTGGTGGTACAGGATGATGGTGTTCACACGCATGAAACCGGGAATCAGGTATCCATCCATGTCCATCCGAGTGCCTTTTACGTATTCAACAAGGCGGGAGAACGCATGACCTCGCCTGAGACAGACTAA
- a CDS encoding ABC transporter ATP-binding protein has protein sequence MARIELNEIKHSYHARPVSEDDFALKKIHTVWEDGGAYALLGPSGCGKTTMLNIISGLLKPSHGRILYDGKDVSAMQPEQRNIAQVFQFPVLYDTMTVFQNLAFPLKNRGVPKATVAKRVNEIATALDLTQDLNKRAAGLSADAKQKISLGRGLVRNDVAAILFDEPLTVIDPHLKWDLRRKLKEIHKEFKLTMIYVTHDQVEAMTFADQIVVMYKGEIVQTGTPEELFENPDHTFVGYFIGSPGMNFLECTVRDGMALVDDVAIPLTPDSAEKAAHQNGSLKIGIRPMYVGLHETAVDGGIPAHVEGVEDQGFCRIVTARFGENDVKARIKDNRSVPDGPCWLTFPPEKTKIYCDERLIK, from the coding sequence ATGGCGCGCATTGAACTCAACGAAATCAAGCACAGCTATCACGCACGTCCGGTCAGTGAAGACGACTTCGCATTGAAAAAGATTCATACGGTCTGGGAAGATGGTGGCGCGTATGCCCTGCTGGGTCCGTCAGGATGTGGCAAGACCACGATGCTCAACATCATTTCCGGCCTGCTGAAACCGTCACACGGACGCATTCTCTACGATGGAAAAGATGTGTCGGCCATGCAGCCGGAGCAACGGAACATTGCCCAGGTCTTTCAATTTCCCGTGCTTTACGACACCATGACCGTTTTCCAGAATCTCGCATTTCCTCTGAAAAACAGGGGGGTGCCCAAGGCGACAGTGGCCAAACGGGTCAATGAAATCGCCACGGCTCTGGACCTCACACAGGACTTGAACAAACGCGCCGCCGGGTTGTCTGCGGATGCCAAGCAGAAAATATCCCTGGGGCGGGGACTGGTCAGAAACGATGTGGCCGCCATTCTCTTTGACGAGCCACTCACGGTCATTGATCCACACCTCAAATGGGATCTGCGTCGCAAGCTCAAGGAAATCCACAAGGAATTCAAACTGACCATGATCTACGTCACTCACGATCAGGTGGAAGCCATGACCTTCGCGGATCAAATCGTGGTCATGTATAAAGGGGAAATCGTCCAGACCGGCACGCCGGAGGAACTGTTCGAAAACCCGGACCACACCTTTGTGGGATATTTCATCGGCAGCCCGGGCATGAACTTCCTTGAATGTACCGTGCGGGATGGCATGGCTCTTGTCGATGACGTCGCCATTCCCCTGACTCCGGACTCCGCAGAAAAGGCCGCCCACCAAAACGGCTCCCTCAAAATAGGCATCCGTCCCATGTATGTCGGACTCCACGAAACAGCCGTTGACGGCGGCATTCCCGCCCACGTCGAAGGGGTTGAAGATCAGGGATTCTGCCGCATTGTCACCGCACGATTCGGCGAAAACGACGTCAAGGCCAGAATCAAGGACAACCGAAGCGTCCCGGATGGACCCTGCTGGCTGACCTTCCCGCCGGAAAAGACGAAAATCTATTGCGATGAACGACTGATAAAATAA
- a CDS encoding ABC transporter substrate-binding protein, which yields MKLRRLVMIGVLTVACLSLASVGFADTKAAKKWIDNEFQPSTLSKAEQMKEMEWFIKAAAPFKGMEIKVVSETIPTHEYESKVLAKAFYEITGIKVTHDLIQEGDVIEKLQVQFQSGENVFDAYINDSDLIGTHFRSGKVVNLSDWMEKEGKSVTLPTLDIDDFMGKSFTTGPDGKLYQLPDQQFANLYWFRYDWFQKPELKKAFKAKYGYELGVPVNWSAYEDIAEFFSEDVREIDGKAIYGHMDYGKKAPDLGWRFTDAWLSMAGAGDKGIPNGKPVDEWGIRVDGCRPVGSSVARGGATNGPAAKYALRKYMDWLRKYAPPGALGMDFYQSLPSLAKGNVAQQIFWYTAFTAAMVEEGTPVVNADGTPKWRMAPSPHGPYWVEGQKLGYQDCGAWTLLKSTPLKRRQAAWLFAQFCVCKTTSLKKTHVGLTPFRDSDIRDKSFTERAPKLGGLVEFYRSPARVAWTPTGTNIPDYPKLAQLWWQNIGEAVAGEVTVDTAMDNLAKEQDKILMRLERANILGECGPKLNEPREESYWLNKPGSPKAKLDNEKPKGETVDYDKLIEAWKAGKIK from the coding sequence ATGAAGTTGCGGCGTTTAGTGATGATAGGCGTGCTCACGGTAGCATGTCTCAGCCTTGCCAGCGTCGGATTTGCCGACACCAAGGCTGCCAAGAAATGGATCGACAACGAATTCCAACCATCCACTTTAAGTAAAGCGGAACAAATGAAGGAAATGGAGTGGTTCATCAAGGCCGCCGCTCCCTTCAAGGGCATGGAAATCAAGGTTGTCTCGGAAACAATCCCCACGCATGAGTACGAATCCAAAGTACTCGCCAAGGCGTTCTATGAAATCACCGGCATCAAGGTCACCCACGACCTGATTCAGGAAGGTGATGTCATCGAAAAACTCCAGGTTCAATTCCAATCAGGCGAAAACGTCTTTGATGCCTATATCAATGACTCCGACCTCATCGGCACTCATTTCCGCTCCGGAAAAGTGGTCAACCTGTCGGACTGGATGGAGAAAGAAGGAAAGTCCGTCACCCTCCCCACGCTTGATATCGACGACTTCATGGGCAAATCCTTCACCACCGGCCCTGATGGCAAACTCTATCAACTGCCTGACCAACAATTCGCCAACCTGTACTGGTTCCGGTATGACTGGTTCCAGAAACCCGAACTGAAGAAAGCCTTCAAAGCCAAGTACGGCTACGAACTCGGTGTGCCGGTCAACTGGTCGGCCTATGAAGACATCGCTGAATTTTTCAGTGAAGATGTCCGGGAAATCGATGGCAAGGCCATTTACGGCCACATGGATTATGGCAAGAAGGCCCCGGACCTCGGCTGGCGTTTCACGGATGCATGGTTGTCCATGGCCGGAGCCGGTGACAAGGGTATTCCCAACGGCAAGCCTGTCGATGAATGGGGAATCCGTGTCGATGGATGCCGTCCCGTTGGTTCATCCGTTGCCCGTGGTGGCGCAACCAACGGTCCCGCCGCCAAGTACGCATTGCGCAAGTACATGGATTGGCTGCGTAAATACGCTCCTCCAGGAGCCTTGGGCATGGACTTCTACCAGTCCCTCCCCAGCCTTGCAAAAGGCAACGTTGCCCAGCAGATATTCTGGTACACCGCCTTCACCGCTGCCATGGTTGAAGAAGGGACACCAGTGGTCAACGCAGATGGGACGCCCAAATGGCGCATGGCCCCGTCTCCGCACGGCCCGTATTGGGTTGAAGGTCAGAAGCTCGGCTATCAGGACTGCGGTGCCTGGACCCTGCTGAAATCCACCCCGCTCAAACGCCGTCAGGCAGCCTGGCTGTTTGCCCAATTCTGCGTCTGCAAGACCACCTCATTGAAAAAGACCCACGTTGGTCTGACCCCGTTCCGCGATTCAGACATTCGTGACAAATCCTTCACCGAACGCGCCCCGAAATTGGGCGGTCTGGTGGAATTCTACAGAAGTCCCGCTCGCGTGGCCTGGACCCCGACCGGCACAAACATCCCCGATTATCCGAAACTGGCCCAGCTCTGGTGGCAGAACATCGGCGAAGCAGTGGCTGGTGAAGTCACGGTTGACACAGCCATGGACAACCTTGCCAAGGAACAGGACAAAATCCTGATGCGGCTCGAACGAGCAAACATCCTCGGCGAATGCGGTCCCAAGCTGAACGAACCTCGCGAAGAGTCCTACTGGTTGAACAAGCCAGGCTCTCCCAAGGCCAAATTGGACAACGAGAAGCCCAAGGGTGAAACCGTCGATTACGACAAACTCATCGAAGCGTGGAAGGCTGGCAAAATCAAATAA
- a CDS encoding type II toxin-antitoxin system Phd/YefM family antitoxin has product MQFSEQVKPISYLKANASKMLNDIGDQQLYVITQNGEAKAVLQSLEEYERTQETLALLKLVAMGKTAIEDGRGEEASQVFARIREGL; this is encoded by the coding sequence ATGCAGTTTTCAGAACAGGTGAAGCCGATTAGTTATTTGAAGGCGAATGCCTCAAAAATGTTGAATGATATTGGCGATCAGCAACTTTATGTTATTACCCAGAATGGCGAGGCAAAAGCCGTTTTACAAAGTCTTGAGGAATACGAAAGAACACAGGAGACTTTGGCTTTGCTCAAGCTTGTTGCCATGGGTAAGACGGCCATCGAGGACGGTCGGGGGGAAGAGGCTTCGCAGGTCTTTGCCCGTATTCGCGAGGGGCTGTAG
- a CDS encoding DUF2160 domain-containing protein, with product MNLEWMAWTPVTAGFFCVIALMLVGMTIWEVVSPCVPRRGILPLTTTRGDRLFIGLLGSAYIHLSWIGLTDFKVWIATVISVCFLILVMRWG from the coding sequence ATGAATCTTGAATGGATGGCATGGACACCAGTCACAGCGGGATTCTTTTGCGTCATCGCCCTGATGCTCGTCGGGATGACGATATGGGAAGTGGTTTCACCGTGCGTGCCCAGACGCGGCATACTCCCACTCACCACGACCCGGGGCGACCGCCTGTTCATCGGACTGCTTGGCAGCGCATATATACATTTATCATGGATTGGACTGACCGATTTCAAGGTCTGGATTGCAACGGTGATATCGGTCTGTTTTCTCATTCTTGTCATGCGGTGGGGATAA
- a CDS encoding DeoR family transcriptional regulator, which produces MSDHDAPHSPEKSGKHASVQLRHKQIVALVRERGFITIGALAIKFNVTPQTIRRDINTLSDQGQLQRHHGGAGPVLTTENMDYTDRKVLCLREKQIIAKLVAQNIPTKSSLFINMGTTTEEVARILVHHDSLRVITNNLNVAKILSVNEGIEVIVSGGIVRHKDCGIVGEAAIDFIRQFKVDYGVIGISGVDQDGTLLDFDYREVTAARSIIENSRKVFLVTDHTKFGRNAMVRLGNIREVDAMFTDKNPPAELVEIIKHNDVELYVAE; this is translated from the coding sequence ATGTCAGATCACGATGCACCACATTCCCCTGAAAAAAGCGGAAAACACGCCTCGGTCCAGCTTCGGCACAAACAGATCGTTGCGCTTGTCAGAGAGCGGGGGTTCATCACCATCGGCGCTCTGGCCATCAAGTTCAACGTCACTCCCCAGACCATCCGTCGCGACATCAATACCCTCAGCGATCAGGGACAGCTCCAACGCCACCACGGTGGGGCCGGTCCCGTACTCACCACGGAAAACATGGACTACACGGATCGAAAGGTCCTCTGCCTCCGGGAAAAGCAGATCATCGCCAAACTGGTCGCCCAAAACATTCCCACCAAATCATCACTTTTCATCAATATGGGCACCACCACGGAAGAGGTTGCCAGGATTCTGGTCCATCACGACTCACTGCGTGTCATTACCAATAATCTCAATGTTGCCAAGATACTCAGCGTCAACGAAGGCATTGAAGTGATCGTCTCTGGCGGCATTGTCCGTCACAAGGATTGCGGCATCGTGGGTGAGGCCGCCATCGACTTCATCCGCCAGTTCAAGGTCGATTACGGGGTCATCGGCATCAGCGGCGTGGATCAGGACGGCACACTCCTTGATTTCGACTATCGCGAGGTCACGGCCGCCCGGTCGATCATCGAGAACTCCCGCAAGGTTTTCCTGGTCACGGATCACACGAAATTCGGTCGAAACGCCATGGTCAGACTCGGCAATATCCGCGAAGTGGATGCCATGTTCACCGACAAGAACCCACCAGCCGAACTCGTCGAAATCATAAAGCACAACGATGTCGAACTCTATGTAGCTGAGTAG
- a CDS encoding type II toxin-antitoxin system RelE/ParE family toxin, with amino-acid sequence MKVILAPCAAKDIEEIIQFIRVRDSREAAMEVLGRLEQTVFSLVHLPNRGSWVRELEALGLKSVREIHCSPYRILYEVQVDEVHVFCIADERRDMASLLERRILGA; translated from the coding sequence ATGAAAGTGATTTTGGCTCCATGTGCTGCCAAAGATATTGAGGAGATTATTCAATTTATCAGGGTGCGCGACTCTCGTGAGGCTGCTATGGAGGTGCTGGGCCGATTGGAACAGACTGTTTTTTCTCTTGTCCATCTTCCGAATCGTGGTTCATGGGTCAGGGAGTTGGAAGCACTGGGGCTCAAGAGCGTTCGGGAAATTCATTGTTCGCCGTATCGCATTTTGTATGAGGTTCAGGTGGATGAAGTCCATGTCTTTTGCATTGCCGATGAGCGCAGGGATATGGCTTCTTTGCTTGAAAGGAGAATTTTGGGGGCGTGA